A region from the Rhodopseudomonas julia genome encodes:
- a CDS encoding cobalt-precorrin-6A reductase, which translates to MAKVMILGGTAEAGELAARLAGDTRLDTVTSLAGLTRLPQAVAGSVRRGGFGGPDGLAQALREGGYDALVDATHPFAARIAQHAKEAAEMAQVPRIKLVRPGFERRPDDHFIEVADMTGAAASIPQGARVFLAAGRREIRAFAERQDLWCLMRMIEPPVAGEEFPRGEVILGRPPNDPQAEIALFKKHGIEWIVSKDSGGRASAKIEAARLLGLPVVLVRRPKPPEGPKAAQLEAILDWLEETLFAAAAPASLS; encoded by the coding sequence ATGGCCAAGGTGATGATCCTCGGCGGTACGGCGGAGGCTGGAGAACTGGCCGCGCGGCTTGCAGGAGACACCCGTCTCGACACGGTGACCTCGCTTGCCGGACTGACGCGTCTCCCCCAGGCGGTGGCCGGGAGTGTGCGCCGTGGTGGCTTCGGGGGTCCCGATGGGCTCGCCCAGGCTCTGCGGGAGGGCGGTTATGACGCACTCGTCGATGCGACGCATCCTTTTGCCGCGCGCATTGCGCAGCACGCCAAAGAGGCGGCCGAGATGGCGCAGGTACCGCGAATCAAGCTCGTGCGGCCGGGCTTCGAACGCCGGCCGGACGACCATTTCATCGAGGTTGCGGATATGACAGGGGCTGCGGCCTCGATCCCGCAAGGCGCGCGCGTCTTTCTTGCTGCGGGGCGTCGCGAAATTCGTGCCTTTGCTGAGCGCCAGGATCTGTGGTGCTTGATGCGCATGATCGAACCGCCGGTCGCCGGAGAGGAATTCCCGCGCGGTGAGGTCATTTTGGGTCGCCCGCCCAACGATCCGCAGGCTGAGATCGCGCTCTTCAAGAAACACGGCATCGAATGGATCGTGTCGAAGGATTCAGGTGGCCGCGCGAGCGCCAAGATCGAGGCGGCGCGCCTTCTGGGCTTGCCCGTCGTGCTGGTTCGCCGGCCCAAACCACCGGAGGGACCAAAGGCGGCTCAGCTTGAAGCGATCCTCGATTGGCTTGAGGAGACGCTTTTTGCCGCCGCCGCGCCGGCTTCGCTCAGCTGA
- the cobA gene encoding uroporphyrinogen-III C-methyltransferase, producing MDALPPSPLFADLPQFEPGHVWLVGAGPGDPGLMTLHAANALAQTDHVIYDALVDPSVLKYARQGAVIEYAGKRGGKPSAKQRDISLHLVELARAGKRVCRLKGGDPLIFGRGGEEALTLVAHNIPFRIVPGVTAGVGGLAYAGFPSTHRDINHVVTFLTGHDQTGLTPSSIDWQALAKASPVIVMYMAIKHLAGIADALMAAGRGPDESVAIVSEATTSRQRVLETVLGRAAEDCAAAKMEPPALVVLGEVVKLRKGLDWLGALQGRKLDPDPLGTGPDLYAKEAGGAA from the coding sequence ATGGACGCTCTGCCCCCCTCCCCCCTCTTTGCGGACCTGCCCCAGTTCGAACCCGGCCATGTCTGGCTCGTCGGCGCCGGTCCAGGCGACCCCGGTCTGATGACGTTGCACGCTGCAAACGCCCTCGCCCAGACCGATCATGTCATCTACGACGCGCTCGTCGATCCGTCCGTGCTGAAATACGCACGCCAGGGCGCCGTTATCGAATATGCGGGCAAACGGGGCGGCAAGCCGTCGGCCAAGCAACGCGATATATCGCTCCATCTCGTTGAGTTGGCGCGCGCAGGCAAGCGCGTCTGCCGTCTGAAAGGCGGCGATCCCTTGATCTTCGGGCGCGGTGGCGAAGAAGCCCTGACGCTGGTTGCCCACAACATCCCCTTCCGCATCGTGCCGGGCGTGACCGCCGGTGTCGGCGGCCTCGCCTATGCGGGCTTTCCTTCAACGCATCGCGACATCAACCACGTCGTGACCTTCCTCACCGGCCATGATCAGACCGGCCTCACTCCCTCCTCGATCGACTGGCAAGCCCTCGCCAAGGCCTCGCCGGTGATCGTCATGTATATGGCGATCAAGCATCTGGCCGGCATTGCCGACGCGCTGATGGCGGCCGGTCGTGGTCCTGACGAATCTGTGGCGATCGTCTCCGAAGCGACAACGTCGCGTCAGCGCGTTCTTGAAACCGTGCTTGGCCGCGCGGCGGAGGATTGCGCTGCGGCAAAGATGGAACCGCCCGCCCTCGTCGTTCTCGGCGAGGTCGTGAAACTGCGCAAAGGCCTGGACTGGCTCGGGGCGCTGCAAGGTCGCAAGCTCGACCCTGACCCTCTCGGAACGGGCCCCGATCTCTACGCCAAGGAGGCCGGTGGCGCCGCATGA
- a CDS encoding ATP-binding protein — translation MRVERLSLLRYGAFSAREISFRDEAKLHLVYGPNEAGKSSALAAISDLLFGFPERTNGFEFLHGTKALRVAASLRAGDGTRLTFRRKRGRKLTLLSDDDSETPLRDDALLPFTGGLSRDVFERAFGLDSSRLRAGADAMLAAEGELGSLLFAAASGLLHLRATKTKLEEEAARIFAQRASKDRLFYQIRDRHEEARKQERASQLRAGDWRDLNRAIDELQDEHEALASARAKTRQRLQALQRLRQIEPTIAEIDRETGRLADFSDLAPHPSGTAERLEARLHDAARAEEALSAVRERVRAAEAKLAGIGVDQALIEKAEAISALYGNSGDYAKSQRDLPRVIAERDDYTAQMAELGGRLGIAAADLERLQPTDAALAALETAVRDGQSLKSARDTAEKRLVEERNVLAELAREAPVTPLIDPRRWEDQLQALRPDLKKLEQREELDRSCLLQRQKLAESVAALVPPINDLGRIAAATLPSVETLADHRNRLKAAAEELREVEAALKRNREAQEALRAENAVAGRTAPPSAAEIEEARGLRDRAFAGLRGPLLGETAPLSEGAAAHAVATFEVLTQEADRLADHALAGAETLARLAIEEAEHETQLREAEALERQKTKARETLAEAERTYHELFTHCGVTPVGPDEMMAWRGEISRLLAERRLLLERESDLSALQRLSNELAPALTAIAEGIGLEEAKALPQQALLRAIEERLRALAATWGESRALAGRRDDAETRIKRLEDETAKLNEQDRLWQEHFRAAAGAVGLSPTTTIAEAAANIRLWERLPDLRRERDKRERRVAGMRRDIADFEMKVGALIADVATELAGLPAGHAIKLLDERVQEARTDAAQRRAAHTALAEARAALTASEESCERARKALKEALAATPDADPSQLIARLRERDRLAADLARCRERLAEISDGADEDAVRTELAAFDRSRAEIDMETLRRDEEQLDQEMAELYARLAEKRGERERLERAPGSEAAAFAKHAAEVEIVEAARQWAVLKLSATLLTAAMEHHRAKESDPMMERAGTLFAMLTDDAFMTLAQELNEADEPELKAVRSSGEQIAISGLSDGTRDQLYLALRLAFLEDYCRHNEPAPFIGDDLFQTFDDERTAAGIKTLAASSTHFQPILFTHHRSVVATAEQALGQDLDLIEI, via the coding sequence ATGCGCGTTGAGCGCCTCAGTCTTCTGCGCTACGGAGCTTTTTCCGCACGGGAGATCAGCTTTCGCGACGAGGCAAAGCTGCATCTCGTCTATGGGCCCAACGAAGCCGGAAAATCCTCCGCGCTTGCCGCCATCTCCGACCTCCTCTTCGGTTTTCCAGAGCGAACCAACGGCTTCGAATTCCTGCACGGAACGAAAGCGCTTCGCGTCGCAGCAAGCCTGCGCGCGGGCGACGGCACGCGCCTCACATTCCGGCGTAAGCGCGGACGCAAGCTCACGCTTTTGAGCGACGACGACAGCGAAACACCCCTGCGCGACGACGCACTTCTGCCTTTCACCGGCGGTCTATCGCGCGATGTCTTCGAGCGGGCATTCGGTCTGGATTCATCGCGGCTTCGGGCCGGCGCCGATGCCATGCTCGCCGCCGAAGGCGAACTCGGCAGCCTGCTGTTTGCAGCCGCCTCGGGACTTCTGCATCTGCGGGCCACCAAAACGAAGCTTGAAGAGGAGGCTGCCCGCATCTTTGCGCAGCGCGCATCCAAAGACCGCCTCTTCTACCAGATCCGTGACCGTCATGAGGAGGCGCGCAAACAAGAGCGCGCGAGCCAGCTGCGCGCCGGTGATTGGCGCGATCTCAACCGCGCAATCGACGAACTCCAGGACGAACACGAGGCTCTCGCGTCTGCACGCGCAAAAACGCGCCAACGACTTCAAGCCCTGCAGCGCCTGCGCCAGATCGAACCGACCATCGCAGAGATCGATCGCGAAACAGGACGGCTCGCCGATTTCTCAGATCTCGCGCCCCACCCGTCCGGCACCGCCGAACGCCTGGAAGCGCGACTGCACGATGCCGCTCGCGCCGAAGAGGCTCTAAGCGCCGTTCGGGAGCGCGTGAGAGCGGCAGAAGCAAAGCTCGCCGGCATCGGCGTCGATCAGGCGCTCATCGAAAAGGCCGAGGCCATCAGCGCCCTTTATGGAAACTCCGGCGACTATGCCAAAAGCCAGCGCGACCTTCCGCGCGTCATCGCCGAGCGCGACGATTACACCGCGCAGATGGCGGAACTTGGAGGTCGGCTCGGGATCGCAGCCGCAGATCTTGAGCGCTTGCAGCCAACCGATGCCGCCCTCGCCGCGCTCGAAACTGCCGTCCGCGACGGCCAGAGCCTCAAAAGCGCTCGGGACACGGCCGAGAAGCGCCTGGTGGAAGAGCGCAATGTTCTCGCCGAGCTCGCTCGCGAGGCGCCCGTAACGCCTCTAATCGATCCAAGACGCTGGGAAGATCAACTCCAGGCGCTGCGCCCGGATTTAAAGAAACTTGAGCAACGCGAAGAGCTTGACCGAAGCTGCCTCTTGCAGCGGCAAAAGCTCGCCGAAAGCGTCGCAGCCCTCGTCCCGCCGATCAACGACCTCGGTCGCATCGCCGCGGCCACATTGCCGTCCGTCGAAACTCTTGCCGATCATCGCAACCGTCTGAAGGCGGCGGCAGAGGAGCTGCGCGAGGTCGAAGCTGCCCTCAAGCGCAATCGCGAGGCCCAAGAAGCGCTCCGCGCCGAAAACGCGGTGGCAGGCAGAACCGCACCGCCCAGCGCTGCGGAGATCGAAGAAGCGCGCGGCTTGCGTGACCGGGCTTTTGCCGGGCTGCGCGGCCCCTTGCTCGGCGAGACGGCTCCCCTTTCCGAAGGGGCCGCCGCACATGCGGTCGCCACCTTCGAAGTCTTGACGCAGGAGGCCGACCGACTGGCCGACCACGCTTTGGCGGGTGCCGAGACACTTGCCCGGCTGGCGATCGAAGAGGCAGAACATGAGACGCAGCTCCGCGAGGCAGAAGCGCTTGAGCGGCAAAAGACAAAGGCGCGCGAAACCCTCGCGGAAGCCGAACGAACCTATCATGAACTCTTCACCCATTGCGGTGTAACGCCTGTCGGCCCCGACGAGATGATGGCTTGGCGCGGTGAGATTTCCCGCCTTCTCGCCGAACGGCGCCTCCTGCTTGAGCGAGAGAGCGACCTTTCCGCGCTTCAACGCCTGTCCAACGAGCTTGCGCCGGCGCTTACCGCAATCGCCGAGGGTATCGGCCTCGAAGAGGCAAAAGCACTGCCGCAGCAGGCACTGCTACGGGCCATCGAGGAGCGGCTGCGGGCTCTCGCCGCCACATGGGGCGAAAGCCGCGCGCTCGCCGGACGCCGCGACGACGCCGAGACGCGCATCAAGCGCCTCGAGGACGAAACAGCGAAGCTGAACGAGCAAGACCGGCTCTGGCAGGAGCACTTTCGCGCAGCAGCAGGTGCGGTCGGACTGTCGCCGACGACGACGATCGCAGAGGCCGCCGCCAATATTCGCCTGTGGGAGCGCCTGCCTGATTTGAGGCGCGAGCGCGACAAGCGCGAGCGTCGGGTTGCCGGAATGCGCCGCGACATTGCCGATTTCGAGATGAAGGTCGGAGCCCTTATCGCCGATGTCGCGACAGAGCTCGCAGGACTTCCGGCGGGCCATGCCATCAAGCTGCTCGACGAACGGGTCCAGGAAGCCCGCACCGACGCGGCACAAAGGCGCGCGGCCCATACGGCACTCGCTGAAGCGAGAGCGGCCCTCACTGCAAGCGAGGAGAGCTGCGAACGCGCCCGCAAAGCGCTGAAGGAGGCTCTGGCCGCCACTCCCGACGCCGATCCGAGCCAGCTCATCGCACGGCTGCGGGAACGTGATCGGCTGGCAGCGGATCTCGCCCGGTGCCGGGAACGTCTTGCGGAGATATCCGACGGAGCAGACGAAGACGCCGTGCGCACCGAACTCGCAGCTTTCGATCGCAGTCGCGCCGAGATCGACATGGAGACGCTGAGGCGGGACGAAGAGCAACTCGACCAGGAGATGGCAGAACTCTATGCCCGCCTCGCTGAAAAACGTGGCGAACGCGAACGCCTGGAACGCGCGCCGGGCTCGGAGGCCGCCGCCTTCGCAAAACACGCCGCGGAGGTCGAGATCGTCGAAGCAGCGCGCCAATGGGCGGTCCTCAAACTATCGGCAACGCTTCTCACGGCAGCCATGGAGCATCACCGGGCAAAGGAGAGCGACCCGATGATGGAGCGTGCGGGCACCCTCTTCGCCATGCTGACCGACGACGCGTTTATGACACTCGCCCAGGAGCTCAACGAGGCGGACGAGCCCGAACTCAAGGCAGTCCGCAGCAGCGGCGAGCAGATCGCCATTTCAGGGTTGAGCGACGGGACACGTGACCAGCTCTATCTCGCCCTTCGTCTTGCCTTCCTTGAGGATTACTGTCGCCACAACGAGCCGGCGCCCTTTATCGGCGACGATCTCTTTCAGACCTTCGACGATGAGCGCACAGCAGCCGGCATCAAGACGCTGGCGGCCTCGAGCACGCATTTCCAGCCGATCCTATTCACGCATCACAGAAGCGTGGTGGCAACAGCCGAGCAGGCTCTGGGCCAAGACCTCGATCTGATCGAGATTTAG
- a CDS encoding glutamine amidotransferase: protein MSDATIHYLRRQGPDDAAKRPVLVVLHQETSSPGKLGQMLQAKGYRLDIRRPRFGDPLPQTMAEHSGAVIFGGPMSANDTDDFVKREIDWINVPLKEEAPFLGICLGAQMLVKTLGGEVKSHCEGCAEIGFYRLDATPEGAALMDWPSHVYQWHREGFDLPTGATLLARGELFENQAFSIGPAAFGVQFHSELTYAMACRWTVRGAERMNLPGARPRPDHMAKWFRYDPPVRHWLDGFLDSWIARDGRAPKAQLSEAGAAAAKSVSSSQSRIASS, encoded by the coding sequence ATGAGTGATGCAACCATCCATTATCTGAGGCGTCAGGGCCCGGACGACGCCGCCAAACGGCCCGTGCTTGTCGTCCTGCACCAGGAGACGTCGAGCCCCGGAAAGCTCGGCCAGATGTTGCAGGCGAAGGGCTACCGGCTCGATATCCGTCGCCCGCGCTTCGGCGATCCGCTGCCGCAGACGATGGCGGAGCACAGCGGCGCGGTGATCTTCGGCGGTCCGATGAGCGCCAATGATACCGACGACTTCGTCAAGCGCGAGATCGACTGGATCAATGTCCCCCTAAAGGAAGAGGCGCCGTTTCTTGGCATCTGCCTTGGCGCGCAGATGCTCGTCAAGACACTAGGCGGCGAGGTCAAAAGCCACTGCGAAGGCTGCGCGGAAATCGGTTTCTATCGGCTGGACGCAACGCCGGAAGGGGCGGCACTGATGGATTGGCCGAGCCATGTCTACCAATGGCACCGCGAAGGCTTCGACCTTCCGACAGGCGCGACGCTACTGGCCCGCGGGGAGCTGTTCGAAAACCAGGCATTTTCGATCGGCCCAGCCGCTTTCGGCGTCCAATTCCACTCCGAGCTCACCTATGCGATGGCCTGCCGCTGGACGGTCCGAGGCGCGGAGCGCATGAACTTACCCGGCGCGCGGCCGAGGCCCGATCATATGGCCAAATGGTTCCGCTACGATCCACCCGTGCGCCACTGGCTCGACGGTTTTCTGGACAGCTGGATCGCGCGCGACGGACGTGCTCCCAAGGCTCAGCTGAGCGAAGCCGGCGCGGCGGCGGCAAAAAGCGTCTCCTCAAGCCAATCGAGGATCGCTTCAAGCTGA
- the cobM gene encoding precorrin-4 C(11)-methyltransferase, translating to MTSLDNNPTGKVHFIGAGPGAPDLITVRGLKLIESCPVCLYAGSLVPEAVVAAAPKDALVRDTAPMALDEILAVMEEACRKGQDVARVHSGDPSLYGAIAEQIRRLKELGIAYDVTPGVPAFAAAAAALGQELTIPEVSQSVVITRTAMQSSKMPEGENLVAFAKTGATLAVHLSVRNLLAIERDLTPVVGADCPVIVAYRVGWPDEDFIRTDLANVREKVREKKLTRTALIFIGRALDADEFRDSALYDASHSHILRAATREA from the coding sequence GTGACCAGTCTCGACAACAATCCCACCGGCAAGGTGCATTTCATCGGTGCGGGGCCGGGCGCACCTGACCTCATCACCGTGCGCGGGCTGAAGCTCATCGAAAGCTGCCCGGTCTGTCTTTATGCGGGCTCTCTCGTTCCGGAAGCGGTCGTGGCGGCCGCGCCGAAGGATGCGCTCGTGCGCGATACGGCGCCGATGGCGCTCGACGAGATTCTCGCTGTGATGGAAGAGGCTTGCCGCAAGGGCCAGGATGTCGCCCGCGTTCATTCCGGCGATCCGTCGCTTTACGGTGCCATCGCCGAACAGATCCGGCGGCTGAAAGAGCTCGGCATCGCGTATGATGTGACGCCTGGGGTTCCCGCCTTTGCGGCCGCTGCGGCCGCTCTCGGCCAGGAGCTCACCATTCCCGAGGTGAGCCAGTCGGTCGTCATTACGCGGACCGCCATGCAATCGTCGAAGATGCCAGAGGGCGAGAACCTCGTTGCCTTCGCCAAGACCGGTGCAACTTTGGCGGTGCATCTCTCGGTGCGCAATCTTCTCGCGATCGAGCGTGATCTCACGCCGGTCGTCGGTGCCGATTGCCCCGTCATCGTCGCCTATCGCGTCGGCTGGCCGGATGAGGATTTCATCCGCACCGATCTCGCCAATGTGCGTGAGAAGGTGCGCGAGAAGAAGCTCACCCGCACGGCGCTCATCTTCATCGGCCGGGCGCTCGATGCGGACGAATTCCGCGACAGTGCGCTCTACGACGCGTCGCATTCCCACATCCTTCGCGCCGCCACGCGCGAAGCTTGA
- a CDS encoding cobyrinate a,c-diamide synthase — translation MKSGPKAMLIAGGSSHSGKTVLTAGLIRALIRRGLKVRAAKCGPDYIDPRFLEAASGAPAINLDPFAMRPERLRALAARQAEGADLLVVEGVMGLYDGGANGLGSTASLAAHLALPTFLVVAANGMSQSTAAVAEGFARLTDGFSLAGAIVNRAGSERHQGLIREGFARASVPLIGIVPRDERLALPSRHLGLVQAEEHQTLDAVIEASAALIEKHVDLDALLRAAAPLGDNHENAAPLPPLAQKIAIADDVAFRFAYPHWLADWRAAGVEITTFSPLADEAPAEDAGAIFLPGGYPELYAGKLAAAATFKHSMGSAASKGRLVYGECGGFMTLGDALIDAEGERHEMLGLLPLVTSFAARRLHLGYRRLTPLADKPFAGPLGGHEFHYASIVSEGPAERLFDSRDAADTPLGEVGLCRGSVSGSFLHVIDRAA, via the coding sequence ATGAAGAGCGGGCCGAAGGCAATGCTCATCGCCGGAGGCTCCAGCCATTCCGGCAAGACAGTCCTGACGGCAGGCCTCATCCGCGCCCTGATCCGCCGCGGGCTCAAGGTCAGAGCCGCCAAATGCGGGCCCGATTACATCGACCCGCGCTTTCTGGAAGCGGCCTCGGGCGCGCCAGCGATCAATCTCGATCCCTTCGCGATGCGGCCGGAACGGCTTCGCGCGCTCGCCGCCCGCCAGGCGGAAGGCGCGGACCTTCTTGTCGTCGAAGGCGTGATGGGGCTTTATGACGGTGGAGCGAACGGTCTCGGTTCGACCGCGAGCCTCGCTGCACACCTCGCACTTCCAACCTTCCTCGTCGTCGCAGCCAATGGCATGTCGCAATCGACGGCGGCCGTGGCGGAGGGCTTCGCGCGCCTTACCGACGGTTTTTCGCTTGCCGGCGCGATCGTCAACCGTGCCGGCTCCGAGCGCCACCAGGGTCTGATCCGGGAAGGCTTTGCACGCGCATCCGTGCCGCTGATCGGAATCGTGCCGCGCGATGAGCGGTTGGCGCTTCCATCACGGCATCTAGGGCTCGTCCAGGCGGAGGAACATCAGACGCTCGATGCCGTCATTGAGGCATCGGCAGCACTGATCGAGAAACATGTCGATCTCGATGCCCTTCTCCGGGCGGCAGCACCGCTCGGCGACAACCACGAGAACGCGGCACCCCTTCCTCCGCTCGCACAGAAGATCGCCATTGCGGACGACGTCGCCTTCCGCTTCGCCTATCCGCATTGGCTCGCCGATTGGCGCGCCGCTGGCGTCGAGATCACGACCTTTTCACCGCTCGCGGACGAGGCGCCGGCCGAAGACGCGGGTGCAATCTTCCTGCCTGGAGGATATCCGGAGCTTTATGCGGGGAAGCTCGCCGCAGCCGCAACCTTCAAGCATTCCATGGGCAGCGCGGCGTCGAAAGGCCGTCTCGTCTATGGCGAGTGCGGGGGATTCATGACACTCGGCGACGCGTTGATCGACGCGGAGGGCGAACGGCACGAGATGCTTGGGCTTTTGCCGCTCGTGACGAGCTTCGCCGCGCGGCGTCTTCATCTCGGCTACCGCCGGCTGACACCGCTTGCCGACAAGCCCTTCGCAGGACCTCTCGGCGGACATGAATTCCACTACGCCAGCATCGTGAGCGAAGGCCCGGCGGAGCGCCTCTTCGACAGCCGGGATGCTGCCGATACGCCGCTTGGCGAGGTTGGCCTCTGCCGCGGCAGCGTATCGGGCTCCTTCCTGCATGTGATCGACCGCGCCGCGTAA
- the cobJ gene encoding precorrin-3B C(17)-methyltransferase, with amino-acid sequence MTPVFLALTERGLVTANRLREAIGGDVHALKKAVESGAAPANCVFEDTGAHCRMLFQAGRPIIGICAAGILVRVLSPLLSDKRSEPAVLALSEDGRTVVPLLGGHHGANGLARQIAARLSGFAAITTAGDTRFGIALDEPPHGFALANPEDAKDVMSAFLAGATVELEGDLPWIEESALPRGADSSVKLVATTEDRKGDAQTLVYHPKALAIGVGCERGADTEEVMTLVQETLSEAGLSLHSVACLVSLDLKADETAILETAKMLGVPARFFTAARLEEETPRLDNPSEAVFREVGTHGVAEAAALAAAGPEGLLVVAKKKSARATCAIAEAPAPIETASVGRARGKLAVVGIGPGDAEWRTPQADALIAGADTVIGYSYYLDLIAAHITDKTRIDSPLGEERDRCQKALELAAEGRSVALICSGDPGIYAMATLVCEVLEGADPASAVKRVELVVAPGISAFQAAASRLGAPMGHDFCLISLSDLLTPWETIRSRVEAAAQGDFVVAFYNPVSQRRRHQLADSREIFLAHRPAETPVVIARLLGREGERLHFTTLGELSVDDVDMMSLVVVGSSTSRTFTAGGREFLFTPRDYHRKVQAPEKETTA; translated from the coding sequence ATGACCCCAGTCTTTCTCGCTTTGACTGAACGGGGCCTTGTGACCGCGAACAGACTGCGGGAGGCGATCGGGGGCGACGTTCATGCCCTGAAGAAAGCCGTTGAAAGCGGCGCGGCTCCCGCCAATTGCGTCTTCGAGGATACCGGAGCGCATTGCCGGATGCTGTTCCAGGCTGGCCGGCCGATCATCGGCATTTGTGCGGCCGGCATCCTCGTTCGCGTCCTTTCCCCGCTTCTTTCGGATAAGCGCAGCGAGCCCGCCGTTCTCGCGCTTTCTGAGGACGGTCGCACCGTGGTGCCGCTTCTCGGCGGCCATCACGGCGCCAACGGTCTGGCGCGCCAGATTGCGGCGAGGCTTTCCGGCTTCGCGGCGATTACCACGGCCGGCGACACACGCTTCGGCATCGCGCTCGACGAGCCCCCGCACGGTTTTGCTCTCGCCAATCCGGAAGATGCCAAGGATGTGATGTCGGCGTTTCTCGCCGGCGCCACGGTGGAGCTTGAAGGCGATTTGCCGTGGATCGAGGAAAGTGCACTGCCGCGCGGAGCCGACAGCTCCGTGAAGCTCGTCGCCACGACCGAGGACCGCAAGGGTGACGCGCAGACGCTCGTCTATCACCCGAAGGCGCTTGCGATCGGGGTCGGCTGCGAGCGAGGCGCCGACACGGAAGAGGTGATGACCCTCGTCCAGGAAACGCTCTCAGAAGCCGGGCTCTCTCTGCATTCGGTCGCCTGCCTCGTCTCGCTCGATCTGAAGGCCGACGAGACGGCGATCCTGGAAACCGCCAAGATGCTCGGCGTGCCGGCGCGCTTCTTCACCGCTGCGCGCCTCGAGGAAGAAACACCGCGCCTCGACAATCCTTCGGAGGCGGTCTTCCGCGAAGTCGGCACGCATGGGGTCGCCGAAGCGGCAGCCCTCGCCGCCGCTGGGCCCGAAGGTCTTCTCGTCGTCGCCAAGAAGAAGAGCGCGCGTGCCACCTGTGCCATCGCTGAGGCGCCAGCTCCGATCGAGACGGCGTCCGTCGGGCGTGCCCGCGGCAAGCTTGCCGTGGTGGGCATCGGGCCGGGCGATGCGGAATGGCGCACGCCGCAGGCCGATGCGCTCATCGCTGGTGCCGATACGGTCATCGGCTATTCTTACTATCTCGACCTGATCGCCGCCCATATCACCGATAAAACTCGCATCGATTCGCCGCTCGGCGAAGAGCGCGACCGTTGCCAGAAGGCGCTCGAACTCGCGGCCGAAGGTCGCTCGGTCGCTCTCATCTGCTCCGGCGATCCGGGCATCTATGCGATGGCCACACTCGTTTGCGAGGTCTTGGAAGGTGCTGATCCCGCTTCCGCAGTGAAGCGCGTCGAGCTCGTCGTGGCGCCAGGCATTTCAGCCTTCCAGGCCGCGGCCTCGCGCCTCGGTGCGCCGATGGGCCACGATTTCTGCCTCATCTCGCTGTCCGATCTTCTGACGCCGTGGGAGACCATCCGCTCGCGTGTCGAGGCAGCGGCTCAGGGTGATTTCGTCGTCGCCTTCTACAATCCGGTGTCGCAGCGCCGGCGGCATCAGCTTGCCGATTCCCGCGAGATCTTTCTCGCCCATCGTCCGGCGGAGACGCCGGTGGTGATTGCCCGTCTTCTCGGGCGGGAGGGCGAGCGCTTGCACTTCACCACCCTTGGCGAATTGTCCGTCGACGATGTCGACATGATGAGCCTCGTCGTCGTCGGATCGTCGACGAGCCGAACCTTCACAGCAGGCGGACGCGAATTCCTTTTCACGCCGCGCGACTACCACCGCAAAGTTCAGGCCCCCGAAAAGGAGACGACAGCGTGA
- a CDS encoding TerB family tellurite resistance protein, which translates to MLDALRNFLTFKGEEQQRPFTDDDQRLAFAALLVHCVAVDGAAGEDERARMREILKADYGLNGGDLERLIAEAERVDAEAIDLYRFTSVLKRQMTIEERIRAVERLWEVIYVDGEVHEFEDNLVWRVAELLGVDRNARIGLKHAVAERHAQSERESHNE; encoded by the coding sequence ATGCTCGATGCACTGCGCAACTTCCTGACTTTCAAGGGCGAAGAACAACAACGCCCGTTCACCGACGACGATCAGCGACTGGCCTTTGCCGCATTGCTCGTCCATTGCGTTGCCGTCGATGGCGCTGCCGGTGAAGATGAACGCGCGCGCATGCGCGAAATTCTCAAAGCGGATTACGGTTTGAATGGCGGCGATTTGGAACGTCTGATCGCCGAGGCCGAGCGCGTCGACGCCGAGGCGATCGACCTGTACCGCTTCACCAGCGTGTTGAAGCGGCAGATGACCATCGAAGAGCGCATCCGCGCGGTGGAAAGGCTCTGGGAAGTCATCTATGTCGACGGCGAAGTGCATGAATTCGAAGACAATCTCGTCTGGCGCGTCGCCGAGCTTCTGGGCGTCGACCGCAATGCGCGTATCGGCCTGAAGCACGCCGTGGCCGAGCGCCACGCCCAGAGCGAGCGCGAATCCCACAATGAGTGA